The segment GCTTGGCTGCGCTCGAGGCCGCCACACCCAAGCAAGGAACATGGCTATTTAAAGTAGAGTTATATTCTGTAGAACTGTAGACGGTAGATGTTCAGGCTGGACGTATGCCGTCCAAGCCCTCCCCGCCATCTCTGCCTAACGCTCGCAATCGGGTGGCCGCAAATATCCGCCACCTGCGCAAGTCCAAGGGGCTGAGCCAAGAGCAATTGGCCGAACTCGCTGAGTTTCATCGCACATACGTGTCTCAGCTGGAGCGCTGTGTGACCAATATCTCGATAGATGGCTTGGAACGGCTGGCTGAGGTTCTTGGTGTTGATGTCAGCGAGCTGCTTCGAGTACCAGCCCAGGAAAAGCGCTAAGGGGTTTACCAGCTCCCATCCCCCCCCCTTTGCTCCATGCGGGGGTGCACGAGCCCGTCCGGGGCTCAGCTGTGGAGACCACTTCGCCCGTCGGACCCCAACGCGAGCAAAAAAAAGCGCCCCTGGGGGCGCGTGTCATAGCTCAAGGGGGCGAGAGCTATCCAAAAAAGTGGTGCCCCGACGTCGGTTCCGCCTGACTTTCCGTGCCGGCTGGCTTACGCCTGACAGCTTGGTCGGTTTGGGCCGGACGTCGAGGCATTTCCAGATTGCCTCAGCTCACATCCTGATGCTGTAAGTGCAAGCCACTTTTGGGCGTGAGTGACCCGCCAACTGCCCGTCCGACACCCTCCGCTTTAGGTGCGGTCTCAGCGCGACAGGTAATCACGCCAATGAGGCTGCGCAACCAGTAGAAGCTGAACAGTACGGTCGCCGGCGGTACCGCCCCGCCCAGAACCACCGATCACCGCCCAAACAATCAACGCGGCGCCGGGGGAGGCGAAGCCACTGATCTGCACGGAGGCTATACCAG is part of the Dyella thiooxydans genome and harbors:
- a CDS encoding helix-turn-helix domain-containing protein, which codes for MPSKPSPPSLPNARNRVAANIRHLRKSKGLSQEQLAELAEFHRTYVSQLERCVTNISIDGLERLAEVLGVDVSELLRVPAQEKR